The segment AGCACGCAGCAGGGCTGCGGGCGCGACGTCCTCCAGCGGCAGGCCGCGGCGGGCGGCGATCTCCTCGGGGCGCTGAAGGCCCTGAAGAGCGGCCACCGTGGCGTGCACGATGTTGATCGCGTTCGACGATCCGAGCGACTTCGACAGGATGTCGTGGACGCCGGCGCACTCGAGCACGGCACGCACCGGGCCACCGGCGATAACGCCGGTACCGGGGGAAGCCGGCTTGAGCATGACGACGCCCGCAGCCTTCTCGCCCTGGATCGGGTGAGGAATGGTGCCCTGGATACGGGGGACCTTGAAGAAGTGCTTCTTGGCCTCCTCAACACCCTTGGCGATGGCGGCCGGCACCTCCTTGGCCTTGCCGTAACCGACACCGACGGTGCCGTCACCATCGCCCACCACGACCAGCGCGGTGAAGCTGAAGCGACGACCACCCTTCACAACCTTGGCGACGCGGTTGATCGCGACAACACGCTCGACGTAAGCGGTCTTCTCGGCCTGCTGGCCGCCGTCCCGCCGGTCCTTGCGCTCTCGCCGCTCGCCGCCACCGGCACCGCTTCCGCGGCGCTGGGGTCCAGCCATTGGAATTACCTCTCCTCGTTGTTTCCGCTAGCTACGAGCGGACTCAGAACTTGAGCCCGGCTTCGCGGGCGGCGTCCGCCAGGGCGGCGATGCGCCCGGCGTACTGGTTGCCGCCACGGTCGAAGACGACAGTCTCGACGCCCTTGGCCTTCGCACGCTCGGCCACAAGCTGGCCGACCTGCTTCGCCTTGGCGCTCTTGTCGCCTTCGCCGCCGCGGATGGACGCGTCGAGGGTCGACGCCGACGCGAGCGTGTGGCCCGCGATGTCGTCGATGACCTGAGCCGTGATACCGCGGTTGGAGCGGGTAACGACCAGGCGCGGGCGCTCTTCCGTACCGGAGATCCGCTTGCGGACCCGGATGTGGCGGCGCTTGAGGGCTGCGCCCTTGTACGCCTTGCCCTTGGCGATCTTTACACCGTATGCCATGGCTTACTTACCCGCCTTTCCGACCTTGCGGCGGATGACTTCGCCCTCGTACTTGACGCCCTTGGCCTTGTACGGGTCGGGCTTCCGCAGCTTGCGGATGTTCGCGGCAACCTCGCCGACCTTCTGCTTGTCGATGCCCTCGACCGAGAACCGGGTGGGGTTCTCGACCTTGAAGGAGATGCCCTCGGGGGCCTCGACAAGGATCGGGTGGCTGTAGCCCAGGGCGAACTCCAGGTTGGAGCCCTTCGCCTGGACGCGGTAGCCGACACCGCTGATTTCGAGCTTCTTCACGTAGCCCGCGGTCACGCCGGTGATCATGTTCGCCACCAGCGTGCGGGACAGGCCGTGCAGGGCCTTGTTCAGACGCTCGTCGTTGGGGCGGGTCACCTGCAGGGTGCCGTCCTCGCCCTTGGCGATCTCGATCGGCGCGGCAACGGTGTGGGAAAGGGAGCCCTTGGGACCCTTTACCGAGACCGTCCGGCCATCGATGGTGACGTCCACGCCGGCGGGAACCGGGATGGGCAGCCGTCCAATACGCGACATTGCTGTTCCTCCTGTTCCCGGGTTACCAGACGTAGGCGAGGACTTCTCCGCCTACACCCTTCTTGGCAGCCTGCTGGCCGGTGAGGAGACCGTGGGACGTGGAGATGATCGCCACGCCCAGGCCGCCGAGCACCTTCGGCAGGTTGGTGGACTTTGCGTAGACCCGCAGACCGGGCTTGCTGATGCGCTTGATGCCGGCGATCGAGCGCTCGCGGTTCGGGCCGAACTTCAGGTCGACGGTGAGGTTCTTGCCGACCTCGGCGTCCTCGACCTTCCAACCGGCGATGTAACCCTCCTGCTGGAGGATTTCCGCGATGTGCGACTTGATCTTGCTGAACGGCATGGTGACTTCATCGTGGTACGCGGAGTTCGCGTTCCGCAGACGCGTCAGCATGTCTGCGATCGGGTCAGTCATGGTCATGTGATGGCCTTAGGCCTCTCTCGCCGGGGTTTCCTATCTGCGCCATCCCTCTCCCCCACTCATGCTGGGGACGGGTGCGGCGCGGGGACCTACGGCGTAGTAAGACGATTCGTGGGCGGCAGGCGCCCAACCCTTCTACCTTACGGTACGAAAGGCCGGGCTCCTGCCATCCAGATGCTTACCGAGAGCCCTGGACAACCTCGAAGAGGTTGTTACCAGGAGCTCTTGGTCACGCCCGGCAGCTCGCCACGGTGGGCCATCTCACGAAGGCACACGCGGCAAAGGCCGAACTTGCGGTAGACGGAGTGGGGTCGACCGCAGCGCTGGCAACGGTTGTAGCCGCGGACCGCAAACTTGGGCTTGCGGGCAGCCTTGGCAATGAGAGCCTTCTTCGCCACGGCTCACGCC is part of the Streptomyces sp. NBC_01262 genome and harbors:
- the rplF gene encoding 50S ribosomal protein L6, translating into MSRIGRLPIPVPAGVDVTIDGRTVSVKGPKGSLSHTVAAPIEIAKGEDGTLQVTRPNDERLNKALHGLSRTLVANMITGVTAGYVKKLEISGVGYRVQAKGSNLEFALGYSHPILVEAPEGISFKVENPTRFSVEGIDKQKVGEVAANIRKLRKPDPYKAKGVKYEGEVIRRKVGKAGK
- the rplR gene encoding 50S ribosomal protein L18, giving the protein MAYGVKIAKGKAYKGAALKRRHIRVRKRISGTEERPRLVVTRSNRGITAQVIDDIAGHTLASASTLDASIRGGEGDKSAKAKQVGQLVAERAKAKGVETVVFDRGGNQYAGRIAALADAAREAGLKF
- a CDS encoding type Z 30S ribosomal protein S14, giving the protein MAKKALIAKAARKPKFAVRGYNRCQRCGRPHSVYRKFGLCRVCLREMAHRGELPGVTKSSW
- the rpsH gene encoding 30S ribosomal protein S8; translated protein: MTMTDPIADMLTRLRNANSAYHDEVTMPFSKIKSHIAEILQQEGYIAGWKVEDAEVGKNLTVDLKFGPNRERSIAGIKRISKPGLRVYAKSTNLPKVLGGLGVAIISTSHGLLTGQQAAKKGVGGEVLAYVW
- the rpsE gene encoding 30S ribosomal protein S5, with the translated sequence MAGPQRRGSGAGGGERRERKDRRDGGQQAEKTAYVERVVAINRVAKVVKGGRRFSFTALVVVGDGDGTVGVGYGKAKEVPAAIAKGVEEAKKHFFKVPRIQGTIPHPIQGEKAAGVVMLKPASPGTGVIAGGPVRAVLECAGVHDILSKSLGSSNAINIVHATVAALQGLQRPEEIAARRGLPLEDVAPAALLRARAGVGA